One stretch of Armigeres subalbatus isolate Guangzhou_Male chromosome 2, GZ_Asu_2, whole genome shotgun sequence DNA includes these proteins:
- the LOC134210940 gene encoding ubiquitin-protein ligase E3B — MFGRTETKKDSFLEHTKAAREERANERALEEKRDKSIMLLQKNIRGWLARTKFRKLILEEFDTLLPPVTNPAKDIELKPCLQVYHAASHFILQWKTDSPEKSTNFERLERLCRYLTASLESDSPKTSYIGVALNKDYSLAWIRHIKKLLYRCCMAIEQLRPEAHSDSISLALYLHTLVAFTSTNSWVLLRNKSLAGLKPGMLQLCSNIMGDLVQKGFYLNLRTVLVKGTCRTVITLKPISLTAIMTLAIRPLISSNFSENLMSQFLVQILSVPGITFQLEQFTQECLTNLQSHHILEKSLDLLSTAATMKYVINTLQNSYLLSLLSNIVHLYYLEPPENASKLAYPTFTFVVTQLLSGILQSVGQSAGTFTQWHELLGWFTPGKERLQNENLPLIKKQIHLLWNHRIVKLLLGENLKELAIGFETIEYAIPSGNSTGNLLKRALTFERSSVKTSGPGEKKTSKAFRKMGSAEMSRVALTCAMYHAALNALSQLRLDILSGLCYNDTVLHDLWLLLGSLGPTCGMKGFVELLQINQISYEPPLLLLSLFCDCMTHYVTILDDLEMYEQQNPFTLNDYIALSHFLNTFLYRTIQDQIFDIKTVTSAPLFVSTHTLLLCLYRRDCRRSFAPQNHWLIRDIRPSHFLTDLEKGKKHTQILLQKMPHIIPHEDRVQLFRKFVQNEKAVLGLTESACASPSSALVTVHRDRIVEDGYRQLAALPPHALKGVIRVRFVNQQGLDEAGIDQDGVFKEFLEETIKRVFDPSLNLFKTTTEQRLYPSPTSHMQENHLQLFEFVGRMLGKAVYEGIVVDVPFASFFLSQVLGQTHQALYSCMDELPSLDKELYRSLTFIKHYQGDVADLDLTFSVDEDVMGKIVTHELYPGGKARAVNNDNKINYIHYMAYFRMHTQIRDQTAAFIRGFRSIVNPDWLALFSTPELQRLISGDTAPLDLKDLRKHTQYYGGFHDGHRVVGWLWDILAKDFSEDEKKLFLKFVTSCSKPPLLGFAHLEPPFSIRCVEVGDDEDIGDTVGSVIRGFFTIRKKDPLNRLPTSSTCFNLLKLPNYQKKSMLRDKLRYAISSNTGFELS; from the exons ATGTTTGGACGGACAGAAACCAAAAAGGATAGCTTTTTGGAGCATACCAAAGCCGCCCGTGAAGAACGTGCCAATGAGCGGGCTCTAGAGGAAAAGCGAGATAAATCGATAATGCTGTTGCAGAAAAATATCCGCGGTTGGCTGGCAAGGACAAAGTTTCGGAAGTTGATATT GGAGGAATTTGACACTCTTCTACCACCTGTTACGAATCCTGCAAAAGACATTGAGTTGAAGCCCTGCCTGCAAGTGTATCATGCCGCTTCACATTTTATCCTCCAGTGGAAGACTGATTCGCCAGAGAAATCGACCAATTTTGAACGCCTGGAGCGTCTCTGTCGCTATTTGACTGCTAGTCTTGAGTCGGATTCCCCCAAAACCAGTTACATTGGCGTAGCGCTGAACAAAGATTACAGTCTGGCCTGGATAAGACACATCAAAAAGCTTTTGTATCGCTGCTGCATGGCCATAGAGCAGCTTCGACCGGAAGCCCACAGCGACAGCATATCATTAGCTTTATATCTTCACACTTTGGTGGCGTTTACTTCGACCAACAGCTGGGTTCTACTGCGGAACAAATCTTTAGCCGGACTTAAACCAGGAATGCTGCAACTCTGCAGTAACATTATGGGTGATTTAGTACAAAAAGGCTTCTATCTGAACCTGCGGACTGTTTTGGTAAAAGGAACCTGTCGAACAGTTATTACGCTAAAACCGATTTCATTAACAGCCATAATGACCCTGGCCATTCGACCTCTGATATCTAGCAACTTCAGTGAGAATCTCATGTCCCAGTTCTTGGTGCAGATTCTCTCCGTACCTGGCATCACGTTTCAGCTGGAACAATTCACACAAGAATGTCTTACCAACTTGCAATCGCATCATATCCTAGAGAAATCGTTGGATCTCCTTAGCACCGCAGCCACTATGAAGTACGTGATAAACACTCTGCAAAACTCGTACCTCCTCTCGTTGCTATCCAACATAGTCCATCTCTATTATCTGGAACCCCCCGAGAATGCCTCCAAACTAGCTTACCCAACGTTCACCTTCGTCGTAACGCAACTACTCAGCGGAATCCTGCAGAGTGTCGGACAATCAGCTGGGACGTTTACCCAGTGGCACGAGCTGCTCGGGTGGTTCACCCCCGGCAAGGAACGACTCCAAAACGAAAATCTCCCGCTTATCAAAAAGCAAATCCACCTACTGTGGAACCATCGGATTGTCAAATTGCTCCTTGGAGAAAACCTCAAAGAGCTAGCCATCGGTTTTGAAACGATCGAGTACGCGATCCCGAGTGGTAACAGCACTGGAAATTTGCTGAAACGGGCGTTGACCTTCGAGAGGAGCTCTGTCAAGACAAGCGGTCCAGGGGAGAAGAAGACTAGCAAGGCGTTCCGCAAGATGGGCTCGGCGGAGATGTCCCGTGTGGCGCTAACTTGCGCAATGTATCATGCGGCACTGAATGCACTTTCGCAGCTGAGGTTGGACATTTTGTCTG GTTTATGTTATAACGACACAGTACTCCACGACCTGTGGTTACTACTTGGATCACTGGGTCCAACATGTGGTATGAAAGGATTCGTCGAACTTTTACAAATCAACCAAATCAGTTATGAACCGCCTCTTCTTTTATTATCGTTGTTTTGTGACTGCATGACCCACTATGTAAC AATTTTAGACGATCTGGAAATGTACGAACAGCAGAATCCTTTCACGTTGAACGACTACATCGCCCTGTCACACTTTCTCAACACATTTCTGTACCGAACGATCCAGGATCAAATATTCGACATCAAAACCGTAACCAGTGCTCCGCTTTTTGTGTCTACCCACACCCTACTGCTGTGTCTGTACCGACGCGATTGCCGTCGTTCGTTTGCACCCCAAAACCACTGGCTCATTCGTGATATTCGACCGTCGCACTTCCTTACCGATTTGGAGAAGGGCAAGAAGCACACCCAGATTCTGCTGCAGAAAATGCCGCATATCATACCCCACGAGGATCGCGTGCAGCTGTTCCGGAAGTTCGTACAGAACGAGAAAGCTGTTCTCGGCTTGACTGAGTCGGCTTGTGCGTCGCCGAGCTCCGCTTTGGTGACGGTCCATCGCGATCGAATAGTGGAGGATGGCTACAGACAGTTGGCTGCACTTCCACCCCACGCTTTGAAAGGCGTTATTAGGGTGAGGTTCGTTAACCAGCAGGGACTGGACGAGGCCGGTATCGATCAAGATGGAGTgtttaaggaatttctagaggagacCATCAAGCGAGTATTCGATCCGTCATTGAACCTGTTCAAAACGACCACAGAGCAGAGGTTGTATCCATCGCCGACTTCGCATATGCAGGAAAACCATCTGCAGTTGTTCGAGTTTGTTGGAAGAATGCTGGGAAAGGCGGTGTATGAGGGCATTGTGGTGGACGTTCCgtttgcttctttcttcctgtCACAGGTACTTGGCCAAACCCACCAAGCATTGTACAGTTGCATGGACGAACTGCCGTCACTGGATAAGGAACTTTATAGGAGCTTAACGTTTATCAAACATTATCAAGGCGATGTGGCTGACTTGGACCTGACGTTCAGCGTGGATGAGGATGTAATGGGAAAGATTGTAACACATGAGCTGTATCCGGGTGGGAAAGCGCGAGCCGTCAACAACGATAACAA GATCAACTACATCCACTACATGGCTTACTTTCGCATGCATACGCAAATACGTGACCAGACGGCTGCTTTTATTCGGGGCTTCCGTAGCATAGTTAATCCCGATTGGTTGGCTTTGTTCTCAACTCCGGAG TTGCAACGACTGATTTCGGGTGATACGGCTCCTCTAGATCTCAAGGACCTGCGGAAACACACCCAATACTACGGTGGGTTCCACGATGGACACCGCGTTGTTGGGTGGCTGTGGGATATTCTTGCCAAAGATTTTAGCGAAGATGAAAAGAAGCTGTTTCTGAAG TTTGTAACCAGCTGTTCCAAGCCTCCACTGTTGGGCTTTGCCCACCTCGAGCCGCCATTCTCAATCCGTTGCGTGGAGGTCGGCGATGACGAGGATATCGGCGATACTGTGGGCTCAGTAATTCGCGGTTTCTTTACCATACGGAAGAAGGACCCCCTCAACCGACTGCCGACCTCGTCCACGTGCTTCAACCTGCTGAAACTGCCCAACTATCAGAAGAAAAGCATGCTCCGGGACAAACTGCGCTACGCCATTTCCAGTAATACGGGCTTCGAGCTGTCGTAA